The following are from one region of the Dermacentor albipictus isolate Rhodes 1998 colony chromosome 5, USDA_Dalb.pri_finalv2, whole genome shotgun sequence genome:
- the LOC135912360 gene encoding uncharacterized protein, translating into MPGDEASCTHGHQVFVACLILLTPLFLFGFAALLWALVRAIIGTSSKPGPEVPPFCCPEAIGTIIMLSNLTVDPCNNFIGYACYKKNKVDRQAIVERALASSVLHPTLQGKLRSPVSDILRMHHESCLASAVGNLFTAEHAVKAVVDLLRRWSGTISPHAVDLIKLVGLLHFRYYIFSVFRADSVRWHERNETLFVIAALAAPHILAAGTSYPTEFTEVMFDSANSYTGLNLTRAALTALIARLQAARNVFDENIYTGKFSLLDEAFPNADMSSWKVILRTFPLIGLEDPSNIVGIVEVLVDKDATVQAAALVYFSVHTAWSMFAREITNMDAAASLVARAAFCGEEIVKLFPLWDVLLTQQMTSPERDAVVLQLFHRVADAVLADAQVTFSAYLNSSEVRRVVRGVRVVLAVDMTSPYSHHLPDASDNYFENVLEFRDFHFQV; encoded by the exons ATGCCCGGTGACGAAGCCTCGTGCACCCACGGTCACCAAGTTTTCGTTGCGTGCTTGATTCTGCTCACACCGCTGTTTCTATTCGGCTTCGCGGCGCTCCTGTGGGCCCTGGTGCGCGCCATCATAGGCACTTCGTCCAAGCCGGGCCCTGAGGTCCCGCCTTTCTGCTGCCCTGAAGCTATCGGAACGATAATCATGCTGTCCAACCTGACGGTGGACCCCTGCAACAACTTCATCGGATACGCCTGCTACAAGAAGAACAAGGTGGACCGCCAGGCGATCGTGGAGCGCGCGCTAGCCTCGTCCGTGCTTCACCCGACTCTTCAGGGCAAACTGCGCTCGCCCGTCAGCGACATCCTCAGGATGCACCACGAGAGCTGCCTTGCCTCGGCCGTCGGCAATCTGTTCACCGCGGAGCACGCGGTGAAAGCCGTCGTCGACCTGTTGCGGCGCTGGTCGGGAACGATCTCGCCGCACGCCGTGGACCTGATCAAACTCGTCGGTCTGCTACACTTCCGGTACTACATCTTCAGCGTCTTCAGAGCTGACAGCGTACGGTGGCACGAAAGGAACGAAACGCTGTTCGTCATCGCCGCTCTAGCCGCGCCACACATACTGGCTGCCGGCACTTCCTATCCCACAGAGTTCACGGAAGTCATGTTCGACAGCGCGAACAGTTATACGGGTCTTAACCTTACTCGCGCCGCCTTGACAGCTTTGATTGCGCGATTGCAAGCCGCACGCAATGTTTTCGACGAGAATATCTACACGGGCAAGTTTTCCCTCCTGGACGAAGCGTTTCCCAACGCAGACATGTCCTCGTGGAAGGTAATTCTGAGAACCTTCCCACTGATTGGCCTGGAGGATCCCTCCAATATCGTGGGCATCGTAGAAGTGCTCGTCGACAAGGACGCCACCGTGCAGGCTGCGGCGCTCGTCTACTTTTCTGTCCATACGGCGTGGTCCATGTTTGCCCGAGAAATCACAAATATGGACGCGGCCGCTAGCCTAGTGGCCCGGGCGGCTTTCTGTGGTGAGGAGATCGTGAAACTGTTTCCACTCTGGGACGTGTTGCTGACGCAGCAGATGACCAGTCCCGAACGAGACGCTGTCGTGCTGCAGTTATTCCACAGAGTCGCCGACGCCGTGCTTGCGGATGCTCAAGTCACCTTCTCCGCATACCTAAACTCGAGCGAGGTTCGCAGGGTGGTGCGAGGCGTTCGCGTCGTATTGGCCGTGGACATGACGTCACCGTACTCGCACCACCTGCCCGACGCCAGCGATAACTACTTCGAAAACGTGCTGGAATTCCGCGATTTCCATTTTCAG GTGTGA
- the LOC135912367 gene encoding endothelin-converting enzyme-like 1 — MLEAGTRASCSSSSSSDSSSSSSDADVDPVGGGSRVARPAKRPGLQRLELHELHEVRQMQAAARRAADAAARGDGAGTALDTLGPAEPAPMNQEGNDVEVVVRPENWYMNRRFQAVLSTTAILCSVALLIYLGSTLWIRIKYRDILRASTRRAYAEHADLPLFSGCDEMACQLFLAAIRTSINKSQDPCKDFYGYVCDGWKHQHRLLSVVDAAEDTMYKHALNVIQQASQDSHNKAQAVWSVTSVEKKVTALARSCIELSESSLQDLRRFMFERHLPWPEKSRWDPLAILLDLSGNWNVHLWFQVSIRLSPLHYGSTEPVLKIVPSAAFRSWMATMRAFTGHPTGSAPWLRYHMYVRQMLRLFDGSESASGEIVSTIEAMDKLTLETLGPAMNVPEPRIVRMSIRNLTETATLLIGTGRLVLLFNEHFMWARRFSPSDIVQVENLGLLRSVVYILGLNTETQEALTLSLGLRVANELGWMAHREIADVTLELSGLPPSAHTRRCLVQIESTVGVGWLSLFPKHQEAESFVRDVRDVLIDDVARRSKAFLQLRAYSTATPSNRDSFLASVLPEPSRRARFFIDWLNLMVGRWRLQERGITNVLKPGSLLSHRWSFHGALTVTEDYFVFPLYHSDLPPAVNYGGAGRLIADEVLRGLFHELAYNQSRSRNNRGRTGFFEHSNYTLASDWPPYHVDTKALLAALSAYRVAVVQDLSSAYARLSSLAQDRLFFVSSCYALCSSGHYVDPLYGDARRRCNEPIKQLSEFAAAFRCKAPFTKL; from the exons ATGCTAGAGGCCGGCACGAGGGCttcctgcagcagcagcagcagcagcgacagcagttCGAGCTCTTCGGACGCGGACGTGGACCCGGTGGGCGGCGGCAGCCGCGTCGCGCGGCCGGCGAAGCGGCCGGGCTTGCAGCGCCTCGAGTTGCACGAGCTTCACGAAGTGCGCCAGATGCAGGCGGCGGCGCGCCGTGCTGCCGATGCGGCGGCTCGTGGCGATGGCGCAGGCACCGCGCTGGACACGCTAGGCCCCGCAGAGCCGGCGCCGATGAACCAG GAAGGCAACGACGTCGAAGTAGTGGTTCGACCAGAGAATTGGTACATGAACCGGAGATTCCAAGCAGTGCTTTCCACCACGGCCATCCTCTGCAGCGTCGCTCTTCTGATTTATCTTGGCTCGACTCTATGGATTCGCATAAAGTACCGCGACATTCTCCGTGCCAGCACCCGAAGGGCTTATGCAGAACATGCGGACCTCCCCCTGTTTTCAGGCTGCGACGAAATGGCATGCCAACTCTTCCTGGCAGCTATAAGAACTTCCATCAACAAGTCTCAAGACCCCTGCAAAGACTTCTACGGGTATGTCTGCGACGGCTGGAAGCATCAACACCGTCTGCTCTCTGTTGTGGACGCGGCTGAAGATACAATGTACAAACACGCGCTCAACGTTATCCAACAGGCTTCCCAGGACAGCCACAACAAGGCTCAAGCCGTTTGGTCTGTCACAAGCGTCGAGAAGAAAGTGACCGCCCTAGCCAGGTCCTGTATTGAACTTTCGGAGAGCAGCCTGCAAGATCTGAGAAGGTTCATGTTCGAGCGTCACCtgccatggcccgaaaaatctcgctGGGACCCACTAGCGATTCTGCTCGACCTGTCTGGAAACTGGAACGTTCATCTCTGGTTTCAAGTCAGCATCAGACTGTCTCCACTTCACTATGGTAGCACCGAGCCGGTACTGAAGATTGTTCCCAGCGCCGCCTTTCGCTCGTGGATGGCTACCATGCGTGCATTCACCGGCCATCCAACAGGGTCGGCGCCGTGGCTTCGCTACCACATGTACGTTCGCCAGATGCTGCGCCTGTTCGACGGTTCAGAGTCGGCCTCTGGCGAAATCGTCTCAACCATCGAGGCAATGGACAAGCTCACACTAGAAACGCTGGGACCTGCCATGAATGTGCCTGAACCGAGAATAGTGCGCATGTCCATCCGCAACCTTACCGAGACGGCGACTCTCCTCATCGGAACCGGTCGCCTGGTCCTCCTCTTCAACGAGCACTTCATGTGGGCACGACGCTTCTCGCCCAGCGATATCGTGCAAGTGGAAAACCTGGGTCTGTTACGGTCTGTCGTCTACATCCTGGGACTCAATACAGAGACGCAAGAGGCGTTAACGCTGAGCCTGGGACTTCGCGTCGCCAACGAGCTGGGCTGGATGGCGCACAGAGAAATCGCGGACGTCACGCTCGAGCTCTCAGGCCTGCCTCCGTCGGCTCACACGCGCCGCTGCCTCGTCCAGATCGAAAGTACCGTGGGTGTCGGATGGCTCAGTCTGTTTCCCAAGCATCAGGAAGCCGAGTCCTTCGTTCGAGACGTGAGAGACGTTCTCATCGATGACGTGGCACGTCGAAGTAAGGCGTTTCTTCAGCTCCGTGCCTATAGTACTGCTACCCCGTCGAACAGGGACAGCTTCCTGGCCAGCGTGCTTCCAGAACCGTCACGCCGAGCTCGCTTCTTCATCGACTGGCTGAATCTGATGGTCGGGCGCTGGCGGCTACAAGAGCGAGGCATCACCAATGTTCTCAAGCCGGGCTCCTTGCTCAGCCATCGATGGAGTTTTCATGGTGCTCTCACGGTTACGGAGGACTACTTTGTCTTTCCTTTGTACCACTCGGACCTGCCGCCAGCTGTCAACTACGGCGGCGCTGGCCGGCTAATTGCTGACGAAGTTCTCAGGGGCTTGTTTCACGAGCTGGCGTACAACCAAAGCCGCAGTCGCAACAACCGAGGCCGCACAGGGTTCTTTGAACATTCGAACTACACCCTGGCGTCAGATTGGCCCCCGTACCACGTTGACACCAAGGCTCTCCTGGCCGCCCTGTCTGCGTATAGAGTAGCTGTCGTGCAAGACTTGAGCAGTGCGTACGCCAGGCTGTCGAGCCTCGCGCAAGACAGACTTTTCTTTGTGTCATCGTGCTACGCGCTTTGCTCAAGCGGCCACTACGTGGACCCGTTGTATGGAGACGCGAGGCGCCGTTGCAACGAACCCATTAAGCAGCTGTCAGAGTTTGCAGCAGCATTCCGGTGCAAGGCGCCATTCACCAAGCTTTAG